One segment of Babylonia areolata isolate BAREFJ2019XMU chromosome 24, ASM4173473v1, whole genome shotgun sequence DNA contains the following:
- the LOC143298709 gene encoding lipoyl synthase, mitochondrial-like — MAAHPKIIGFRFLLSHCGQLQRQENAAALCGRWCRHYASLSKEQKDKIADGPGLEDFIHGDVLPHYEGEDGIKRVKGQKLRLPQWLKREIPMGGNYTQLKSSLRNLKLHTVCEEAKCPNIGECWGGASGTATATIMVLGDTCTRGCRFCSVKTAKNPPPPDPNEPVHTAQAISEWGLDYVVLTSVDRDDMPDGGAAHFAQTVMEIKQRKPEVLVECLTPDFRGDLVAVDTVANSGLDVYAHNVETVAELQRLVRDPRANYQQSLGVLKRAKEGRPQMVTKTSLMLGLGETDDQILRVMEDLRKIDVDCLTLGQYMQPTKRHLKVKEYLHPDKFHHWEEVGNKMGFAYTASGPLVRSSYKAGEFFIKNLLEKKRGGKNTDAEPSTT; from the exons ATGGCTGCTCATCCCAAGATCATCGGCTTTCGTTTTCTCCTCAGCCACTGTGGCCAACTTCAGCGACAG GAAAATGCTGCAGCACTGTGTGGAAGATGGTGCCGCCACTATGCCAGCCTCAGCAAAGAGCAAAAAGATAAGATAGCTGACGGCCCAGGGTTGGAAGACTTTATCCACGGTGATGTGCTTCCACACTACGAGGGAGAAGATGGCATCAAGAGAGTTAAGGGACAAAA GCTGAGACTACCACAATGGCTGAAGAGAGAAATACCAATGGGAGGCAACTACACTCAACTGAAGTCATCTCTGCGGAATCTGAAACTGCACACT GTGTGTGAGGAGGCCAAGTGTCCTAACATCGGGGAGTGCTGGGGAGGGGCCAGTGGCACAGCCACTGCCACCATCATG gtgCTTGGAGACACCTGCACCCGTGGATGTCGCTTCTGCTCTGTCAAAACAGCCAAGAACCCACCTCCCCCTGATCCCAATGAACCAGTCCACACAGCCCAGGCCATTTCTGAATGGGGACTGGACTATGTTGTGCTGACTTCTGTGGACAGAgatg ATATGCCAGATGGTGGAGCCGCTCATTTTGCACAGACCGTGATGGAAATCAAACAAAG GAAGCCGGAGGTGCTTGTGGAATGCCTGACACCAGATTTCCGTGGTGATCTGGTGGCTGTGGACACTGTCGCCAATTCTGGCCTGGATGTGTACGCTCACAACGTGGAAACGGTGGCCGAACTACAGAg GTTGGTTCGAGACCCCCGAGCCAACTACCAGCAGTCGCTGGGTGTGTTGAAGCGGGCTAAAGAGGGCCGGCCCCAGATGGTCACCAAAACCTCCCTCATGCTGGGGCTGGGGGAAACTGACGACCAGATTCTGCGAGTCATGGAAG ATCTGAGGAAGATTGATGTGGACTGCTTGACACTGGGACAGTATATGCAGCCCACTAAACGACATTTGAAG gtgaaaGAATACCTGCACCCTGACAAGTTCCACCACTGGGAGGAAGTGGGGAACAAGATGGGGTTTGCCTACACTGCCAGTGGTCCTCTGGTCAGGTCCTCCTACAAAGCAG GAGAGTTCTTTATCAAGAACTTGCTTGAGAAGAAACGAGGTGGGAAGAACACTGATGCAGAACCGTCCACAACATAA